Within Bacteroidales bacterium, the genomic segment GGCAGGTAGGTTTCAAATCGTCATTGATCCGGTATGAAGACGATGTTACGGAAAAAGAACTGCTGGACAGGATTGAACAATTGAACAATGATGCGGATATTGATGGTTTTATTGTTCAATTACCTTTACCAAAACATATTGATGAACAAAAAATCATCGAGGCGATCTCTCCTTCCAAAGATGTTGACGGGTTTCATCCGGTAAATGTCGGCCGCATGATGACAGGTCTGCCCGGCTTTGTTTCCGCAACACCTGCAGGAATTATTGAACTCCTGAAACGATACGGTATTGAAACCAAAGGAAAACACTGTGTCGTTCTGGGCAGAAGTAATATTGTAGGAAAACCCGTCAGTATATTGATGGCTCAAAAGGCAAATCCCGGAGATGCCACCGTCACTATTTGCCATAGCCGTACCCAGAACCTTCCTGAAATCACCCGGCAAGGGGATATCATCATTGCAGCCATGGGACAACCCGAATTTGTTACGGCAGATATGGTAAAAGAAGGAGCAGTAGTGATCGATGTCGGAACGACTAGGGTTCCATCTACAGAAACTAAATCAGGTTGGAAACTCAAAGGTGATGTTAAATTTGAAGAAGTGGCACCGAAATGTAGTTTTATCACTCCGGTTCCCGGAGGTGTCGGCCCGATGACTATTGTTTCCCTGTTGCGTAATACTTTGCTGGCAGCAAAGAAAAAGTGATTAATAACGCTATGTTGTGCATCAATGACCATCATACAGATCCCTATTTCAACCTTGCAGCGGAAGAGTATGTGCTTAAGAATTTTGAGGAAAATTGTTTTATGTTATGGCGTAATGAACCATCGGTCATTGTCGGAAGACATCAGAACACCCTGGCTGAAATAAATGTCGATTACGTAAAGCAAAACGATATCAAGGTAGTGAGACGTCTTTCCGGTGGCGGAGCCGTATTCCATGATCTGGGAAACATCAATTTCACCTTTATCGAAAATAAGGAAAGCGATAAGTTGATTGATTTTCATAAATATACAAAGCCGATTATTGATGTATTACAACAATTGGAGGTAGATGCCCGTTTTGAAGGCCGTAATGATCTGGTGATCGACGGGAAAAAATTTTCGGGAAATGCTGAACATGTATACCGCAACAGCAGGATACTGCACCATGGA encodes:
- the folD gene encoding bifunctional methylenetetrahydrofolate dehydrogenase/methenyltetrahydrofolate cyclohydrolase FolD; its protein translation is MQLIDGKKISDEIKTEIKTEVDHMRANGGKIPHLAAVLVGHDGGSETYVAHKVKACGQVGFKSSLIRYEDDVTEKELLDRIEQLNNDADIDGFIVQLPLPKHIDEQKIIEAISPSKDVDGFHPVNVGRMMTGLPGFVSATPAGIIELLKRYGIETKGKHCVVLGRSNIVGKPVSILMAQKANPGDATVTICHSRTQNLPEITRQGDIIIAAMGQPEFVTADMVKEGAVVIDVGTTRVPSTETKSGWKLKGDVKFEEVAPKCSFITPVPGGVGPMTIVSLLRNTLLAAKKK